One stretch of Mangifera indica cultivar Alphonso chromosome 9, CATAS_Mindica_2.1, whole genome shotgun sequence DNA includes these proteins:
- the LOC123225959 gene encoding ubiquitin-conjugating enzyme E2 10: MASKRILKELKDLQKDPPTSCSAGPVAEDMFHWQATIMGPPDSPYAGGVFLVTIHFPPDYPFKPPKVAFRTKVFHPNINSNGSICLDILKEQWSPALTISKVLLSICSLLTDPNPDDPLVPEIAHMYKTDRNKYETTARSWTQKYAMG, from the exons ATGGCTTCGAAGCGGATCTTGAAAGAGCTCAAGGATTTGCAGAAGGATCCGCCTACCTCATGCAGTGCTG GTCCTGTTGCTGAAGACATGTTTCATTGGCAAGCAACAATTATGGGTCCTCCAGATAGTCCTTATGCAGGGGGTGTTTTCCTAGTTACTATCCATTTCCCTCCAGATTATCCATTTAAGCCTCCCAAG GTTGCATTCAGGACAAAGGTTTTCCATCCAAATATAAATAGCAACGGCAGCATTTGTCTGGACATCTTGAAAGAGCAATGGAGCCCTGCTTTAACCATTTCCAAG GTTTTACTATCGATCTGCTCATTATTGACGGATCCAAATCCTGACGATCCATTGGTGCCAGAGATTGCTCATATGTACAAGACAGACAGGAACAAGTACGAGACAACTGCAAGGAGCTGGACCCAGAAATATGCCATGGGCTGA